CGCACGCGACCGGTCTGACACGCCCACCCCGCCCCTTCTATCGCAACGCCTGGAGCCTCGACATGGAATCCGCATTCGCCGCCATCGACATGCCCCGCACGCTGGCCGACTCCGCGTACACGACGCTCAAGCGAGACATCCTGGAGTTCCGGCTGGCCCCGGGCGACCGCTTCACCGAAACCGAGATCGCGGATCGCCTGCAGGTCAGCCGCACGCCCGTGCGCGAGGCGCTATTCCGTCTCGAGCGCGAAGGCTATCTGGAGGTGCGGCAACGCAACGGATGGCTGGTCAAACCGCTGGACTTCGAGACGCTGGACCACTTCTACGAGCTGCGCAGCGTGCTCGAAGCGGCGGCGGTGCACGCGCTGTGCGCCCCGGGACAATCGCCCGATCCGCTGCTAGCGCTGCGGCCGCTCGCGGAGACGTGGCTGGTCGACGAGAACGAACGGTCCAGCGATTGTGAATGGCTGGCTGACCTGGACGAGCGCTTTCACGTTGAATTGGTGGCGGCCGCTGGCAACCCCGAGATCGCGCGGGTGCATCGGGCGGCAACCGAGCGGATCCGCATCGTGCGCCGGCTCGACTTCACCCAGCCCGACCGCATCGGCACCACGTACCGGGAACACGGCGCGATCCTGTCCGCCGTGCTGGCGTGCGACGGTGCGCGCGCGGCGGAACTGCTGCGCGCACATATCAAGGACAGCCAGGACGCCGTGCGCAAGATCACCCTGCACCGGCTCTATGCCACGCGCCGCGCAAAGGCGGCGTGAAGGCGGACTACAGAACGCTTCAGCTTGCGCGCAGCCAGCGATGGAGCACGCGCGAGATGAAGGGAATGCAGACGAACACCATGATGGGTGTCAATATCACGCTTGTGATCAATACGCGCCAGAACACCGGCAGGATGCTCAAGTGCTCGCTCACCAGCACCGAGAACACCAGCAGCACCGGAAAGTAAGCCAACCAGATGCTGACCGCTTGCTTCCAGCGCGGCGGCGTGCTGGCCTTCGGCGCAAACCAGCCGGCCGTGCCACTCACCCGATGCTCGTGGCTCGCGCGCACCAGCGTCGCGCCACGTTCCAGCCACATGCGGCGCGGCAGGGATTTTTCCCACCGGTTCAGGCTCGCCTCGTCGGTAAAGCGCAGCACGATCTGGTACTCGTCGCCCCCTTCCGGCGGCTGCAGCACGCCAGACCCGAGAAACCCCGGAAAGCCCGCCGCCAGGATTTCGCCCTGGCGCATCCAGGACAGGAAATCGCTATAGCGCTCGGGCGCGATGTGCCGGGTCACCAGCATGGTGACCGGACTGGAAGCGGCAGAATGAGACATGGCGGAACTCCTGGGCAGCGTGCAGCGTGTTATGCACGTTAACCCTAGCAATCCCCGTGCCAGCTTTGCGGCGCAGCATTTGCCCCGCGCCAGCGCCGCTAAGGCCGAGCGAACAAATAATTGCGCACCGCAACACACCCCATATTGGTGATAACCCTAAACAACGCACCAGTTCGGTGCATACGGAGATACGCAGCAATGGACATCAATCTGCCCGACGTCTTGGCCGAAGTCACGGCCGCCGTTGAACGCTACGAAGCCGCGCTGGTTTCCAACGACGTGCAGGTGCTCGACACCCTGTTCTGGAACAGCCCTCATACCTTGCGCTACGGCGCTGGCGAAAACCTCTACGGCTACGACGAGATCCGCGCCTTCCGCGCACAGCGTTCACCGCAAGGCCTTGCAAGAGAGGTCCTGCGCACCGCCATCACCACCTATGGCCAGGACTTCGCTACCGCGAATCTGGAATTCCAGCGCGAAGGCAGCACGCGCATCGGACGCCAGAGCCAGACCTGGATGCGCACGCCGCAGGGCTGGCGCGTCGTGGCGGCGCATGTCAGTTTGATGACTTGAAGCAGTCCATGGCGTGCGTCGCACTTGCCGCCAAACCCGCCATATGAATATGCGCAATCGGCATTGAGCCTGGCCCCATGCAGGTCTACACTGGCTGTTCCTTTTTCCTCTCGTTGGAGCACACGCATGAGCACATACAAGATTGCAGTCTTCGTCGGAAGCCTGCGTGCCGCCTCGATCAATCTTCGCCTGGCGCGTGCGCTGGAAAAGCTGGTTCCGGCCGACTTCAAGTTCGAGTATGTGAGCCTGGGCGACATCCCGCTCTACAACCAGGACAACGAGAACAACCTGCCCGCGCCCGCCGCCAAGCTCAAGCAGCAGATCGCCGACGCGCAAGGCATTCTCTTTGTCTCGCCCGAACACAACCGCTCGGTCCCGGCCGCCATCAAGAATGGCATCGACTGGGGCACGCGCCCGTGGGGCCAAAACTCGTGGGCTGGCAAGGCTGTGGGCATCGTCGGCGCATCGCCCAGCGCCGCCGGCACCGCCATGATGCAGCAGCACCTGCGCAACATCCTGGCCGCCGAAGGCGCCAACGCCCTCACCACGCCGGAAGTCTTCCTGCAGTATTCCGAAGGCCTGGTCGACGACCAGTTCAACATCACCAACGAAGGCACCCGCAAATTCCTGCAGGGCTGGGTGGACCGCTACGTCGACTGGATCAAGAAATTCAACGCCTGATCTGCCGCCGATGCCGGCCACGCCCAAATCGTGCCGGCGCCGATCGCCCGACCTACCTCCGGGCGATCAAGCCCCTCGATTCGTCGAGGGGCTTTTTTTTGCTTTGGATGCTGGCAGAGGTCCGCGATATTCCGAACCCATGACATGCACGGGCGGCGGCATGCCTTGGACTTTCAATACTCGGCACACCGCGTACCAACACAGAGCGCAAAACATGTTGTAGGGGAAGAAAGCCAGCCATAGGGGCAAAAGCCAATTGCTCTTTCCTTGCATCTCATTGGGTTCTCCCGTGCGCCATGGGACGTAATGGCGCAATGCCTGGGCGGGAGTCAGGCAAATGCGAACATTCGGACTGTTCCACCAGCTGGATTCGCTAGGTTCCGGCAGTTTGTCTGGACCTTCATCCATGAAAATTCGGATGAACTCCCATACTTGCGCAACATAAATCTCAAACGGCTCGGTCGGCGCATTGCTTTCGATCGAAACGAACAATGACACCGGTAAGGACGTTGCCGCGTCGAGAGATGATGATTCGGCTTGCATTCTCAATAACAGCGAGTGCATTACCACCACTGATTTGCCAGTAAATTCCACTTTGGATTGCTGACCTCCTACTGCGGAATCCCAATCGCCTGCAATTACACGTCCGCGCTCCCTATAGTGAACCATCCTGGTAGACCTATCAAAGAGAAAATCGGATTCGTTTTTTATCACACGAACGCTCACCCCAAGCATCAATGAAATGAACGCAATCACTGACGCCACTGAAATCAAGAAGCCGTAATCAAATCTGGGATTCCCATAAATTTCACTCAGAAAAAATAGCGTCGCTGCAGCAGTGCCGCCGATTAGGACAGATGCATAAATCTTCCCCATCTGCGCGGAGTTTGCCACCCATGGGTTTCTTATTCGCAAACGGGCATTGTCGATACTTACAAGTTGCTCTCCGATTCTTGGCTCAACACCAGCAGAATCTTTGCTCGACCAAATCCAATTTATTGACATACAAACCGCTCAATCCTCTAGCAGAAAGTTGGCGACGGCGATGGCGTCTTCATCCAGCCCTTGGTTGGGCTTAAATTCAATCGTCAATATCGCGTTGGCATGCCCCGTATCCTTGATTTTGAAATGCAATACCAAGCCAGCGGACGTGGTGATACAAGTCGGTTCCACGCCAAATACTGTAACTGGAGGCTCACCCAGCCCTACCGTTTTACCAACGCTGCCCAGCCCGCCTTCCCATGTACTTTGCTCCATAACAAATCCCGGCAGAAGCACCACGAATTCGATGTCATCTTCGGAAAACCATTTGTCGTGCCACCCGCTCGCCATGCCAGTCAATCCGAGAGATTCGATTTGATCAGAATCGAGCAAGATGGGAACAAAAAACGCCTGATACCAATCCTTCATTTCTGTGTTCGGGTCCACATATCTTGGAAGATTGAGATCTTTATCGAGCACTAGGCCTTCCCGACGCTCGCCGTCATTTTTTAAATTACCGAATTGGCATCGCGCGGCCCAAAGCTCCATGGCTGAATGCATTTCAGCGGCGGCTAGAGAATGGAACCAAATACCTCCAGCCAACAAAGCCACCCCCGTCAGAACGACTGCCGCCACCACCCAGCCAACTACCGGAACGGTTGCCGATGCTCCCGCAACCGCAGCCCCACCCGAAAGAGCTTTGGCGATGGCGCCAGTTCCCAAAAGCACGCCCGATCCTATTGCCGCCAGTGTTCCTCCGGCATACGTGTAATTTCCTGCAGCCTGATTGCCGCCCTGGAAGAGCCGATTGGCTTTTATTATGTCGGCCGCCAAACCTGCAATAATCGCGACCCCGCCAGTAGCCGTAGCATATAACCTGGACATCACAAGCCTTTTTATTGCAACAGAAAAGGCGAGACCAGGAATTCTATAGCCGAGTTTTGCCATGATCGCCGAGTAGGAGGTTCGCGTACTCATCGCTGCCGCGCTTATAGAACTTATCATCCCCAGAAGCGCCGAAGCGAAATTCACAGCAGCCTCGTGCGAGTATTTACTTTCCAGCGTCTTTAGCGCATACCCCAGATTGATAACGTTGAAGTAAAGCATTCCATAGTTAAATCCAACTCCCATTGCCGTAGCGCTCAATGACTTTAACTTCGGCTTTACTGTGGAAGTCTGGGTTCGTTCGATCGACACCGTTCTATTTCCTTTAACGCTGACGGTGCTGCCGGCACGTTCCACCTCAGCCATGCCTTTGTCCACGAGGTCCTTCAATTCCTTGGAAAGCTCGTGTTTTGTGGTCACCGTATCTAAGATGCTGTAGCGTCCCGCCATCAACCCCAACGCTTTTTCCAAATTTGCCTCGCGCGCTGCCGCGTGGACTTGTTGGCGGAGATTGCGGCTTGCATCCCACCGAGTCTTCCCCTTGAGCCGCTTTAACGCGACGGTGGTGACTGTCTGGGATGTCAAATCGGTGACGCCGTTGATCGCTGGAAATTTGAGGCCAAGCTCGGATATGACAGCGTCTGGTGCGCCCAGTATCGAACCAACTGCGTCCGCTTTATCTTTAAATGGATTAAATGCGGCCAGTGAAATATAAACGGCGCTTTCCGGGTCATCACACCATTTCTCAAGCCGTTCATACCGGGAGTCCCCGTCGTCTTTGATAGCGAGCGCCTGCGTCATGCTCTGCAACATCAATGCGATAGACAATTCCAAGCCCGCCGCAGACTGACGGCTATTCCTGTCAAATGTCTCGAACGCTGCAGCTAAACTCTTCGGGTCAAGCTTATGCTTTGATTCCGCGGTGGATATCCAGCAGTCATGATCCGAACACGCTTGGTCCAGTTCATGCACCATCACGCGTAGCTGTGCATCGGCTTCTCTGCGTTGCCTTAAGAAATCGAAATACCGTCCGGTGTCGATTCTTTTTGCTAGGCGCGCGCCGGGCGGACACATTCTTTGGTCGGTCAGGACTTCATATTCAAGCTGCTCTTGCGATGGTATCGGCCGGTTAGTCGGCTGATTCCGATGCCACTCGCCTCGTCTTGACGCGATGCTCGCGGGATCGTCGCCGTCAGCGCGAAACATGGACCGCAGGGTCCGAGTCAGCACCAGGGCGGTTAGATTCTTGTGATGAAACTCTGAACTTGCAAGATGGAGTTGTTCGACGTCCAAGCGCAGACAGTCGGGTAAGTGAGGCCGACCGGCACCTTCAGCCCGCTTACGAGGCGCGCGTTTCAAGTCCGTAATCTGATGCTGATACGCAGCGGCAATCAAACCCAGATCGAGGCTGATCCCCTCTGCGTCATTCAGTGCAACCACCGCAGGCACGCGCGGTTGCGTGAAGCGGTAGTGGTTGGCCTGGGCTACGAAGGTAGCGGCTGACAAGTCATCCTCGCTGGCATGGCAACTCCACTCCAGCGGCAGGCGATGCTCGAGAGGCTTGAAATCTTCCACCCACCCCATCAAGGCATTGGCCGGTAGTAAATGGGGCTGGTCAGATGGTGATTTGACGCCGGAGGTCAGTTCGACCATGTCCAACGCTCTCATGTGAAGCTTGCGCGATGCAAGATCTTTGCTGATTCTCTTCGTCATGGCGTTGGTCCAAAGATGCGTGCTGTAGCCAATCCACACCTCCGCGGCGGTGGCTGGGCTGGTGTCTGCCCACACCCACCCCATGCGCGCTCCCGTCCTGTACTTGTCCTTCTTGTCGTAGCCCTCCAAACCCGTGTACGTCAGTTCCTGATAATGGCCCTCACCATCGTATTCATGGATGACTAACTTTTCGCCGCGGGGGCCTTTCATGAACACGTAGACGTATCCTGGTCTAAGCGCACGCAAGGTATAGGAGGAAAGCTGCAGTCGCTGGAAACCCGCTTCCAGATTGAAGCCGGACTTGGCATACCGATACAGGGGAGATCCATCCGCATTCGGGACGATCGCATATCGGATAGGAAGAATGGGGATACGCGGGCAGCAGGCCGGCGCCGACGTCGCGCCGCCGGCCGTTGTCTTGGACATGGGTGGATTCCTTTGCGTGCAGACCTATCCCACGTTCTGTGAGGATCAAGGCCGCCAATAGGAACGCGTCCACCGCTAATGGAAATCGCAATGGACGCGCATGGAATGCGCTTCCATTACCCCATACCTACCCACCGTTGGACATCAGACAAAAACTATTTTTCGTGGCAAACAATCTGAATGTTCAAAAGCGCGCGAGGCTGCAAGCCGTGATGATGTTCGACAACCCGAAGCGAGCTACAACCGGCGATCCAACACACCGCCGAGATCACTCCTGACAGGGCCTCGCCCCGCAGATTTTTCCGCTCGGCGAAACTTATCCCCCTCAACTGTGGAGAAAGGTGAGGACAGCCTTGGGGCAGGTCGGAAATTTCCTGTCAGGCCAAGCACTTGCAGGGTGCGGTCAATAAATGCGCAATCATCCTTTTGGGCGATTTCCGGAGGAGTTATCCCCGTTTTTAAGCGCGCTGGGCGACGGAGAAGGTGTTTGCGCACCCCGGTGTGGATTTGTCCCCGCCTTCTGTGGAAAAGCATGAGGACAGTATGAGGGCAGGTCGAAAATCCTGTTTCATATCAATGCCCTGCAGGCCGTGGTCAAGAAAGAGCCAAACGCAGTTTGGCAGCGCCAGTGTTGTCCCCGCCAAATGTGGATAAGCCTGAGGACAGCCTAGGGGGAGTCTGCAAAAAGCCTTGCAGGTCAGTAACTTGCAGGTCGCGGGCAAGAAACGCTCACATGGCCGCCATGATGCGGGCCGCGCTGTGGATGACCGAAGTTGGGGAAAAGGCGGACAGGCTTGTCCCCACGGAATGTGGACAAGCCTCTGAACAGTCGGACAACAAGTCCGGAAACTCCTTATCCGACAGTCACTTGCGAGGTGCGGTCAAGAAATGACCAGCACGGGATCAGGAATCGGCTTCGAGGCGCATGCCGATCTTCAATCCCACCTGCCAGTGCGCCACCTTGCCGTCCTTGATGTGACCGCGCACTTCAGTGACCTCGAACCAATCGAGGTTGCGCAAGGTTTCGGACGCGCGCTCAATGGCTTTCGCGATCGCATCGTCGGAGGATTTGGTGGAAGAGCCCACCAACTCGATCTGCTTGTAGACATGATTCGACATAGCTCGTCTCCGCTGTGAGGTGAGTCGTGAATCGTCGATGCTTAGGCCGTGTTCCGGCGCTTACGACCGGCAATCCATTCGAACACACAGGATACCTGCGCAGCGATAGAGTGGTGTTACGAGTTCCGTCGCGCGGTCTCGACCGGCGACGGAATCGCTTTTGCAACGCCAAGCAAAGGAGGTCACCATGCCTGAACGAAAAACCATTGAACGCGCCAAGCGCGACAAGCGCGAAGGCAAGTCCGCGTCCACGCAGGCCGGAGAATTCGTGCGAGAGGAGATCGACAACGTGCGCGAAGGCAAGCACGGCGTGCGGTCCAGCAAGCAGGCTATCGCGATCGGCCTGTCCAAGGCGCGGCGCGCTGGCGTGAAACTCGGCACGCCCAAGAAGGCCAGCGCCGAAACCAAGCGCAAGGCTGAGCAGGACACTCGCGCGGCGCACGACGGCCACGCCAAGTCGAGCACGCGATCCAAGGCCGCGACCAAGGCCCTGAAGAAAGAAAGCACCAAGCCTGCGTCGAACTCGGCGCTGTCACGCAACGCCACCAAAACGGCCAGCCAGCGCACGGCTGCGGACCGCTCGGCTGCGGCGCGTAAGGCAGCGGCGACCAAGGGCGCTGCCGGTCGCTCGGCCGCAGCCAAGAAGGCGGCGCGCACGCGTGCGGCGAACAAGCAGGCAGCGGGCGGGCATCATGCGGCGCATTGATAGGGCGAACCGGTGCGGCGTGTCCATGCGCAGCATCCCTTCACAACGCGCCGCTATCCCGCCTCAAACGCCTTGAACCGTTCCTGCAGGAACTCCCGCAATCGCCGCACCGCCGGCGACAGCAGCATGCGGTGCACGCACAGCAGGTATAGCGGCGAAGGTTCGCTGACATAGCCGGCCAGCAGTTCGACGAGCCGGCCCGCGCGCAGGTCCGTCAGCACGTCGTAGCGTGATTTGTATGCAACGCCGTGCCCGGCCAGCGCCCACCGCCGGACCAGATCGCCGTCATCGCCGACGCGATCGCCCTTGACCGGAATGGTGAAGCTGGTGCCATCGTGCTCGAACGTCCAACGGTCGTGCAGGGTCTCACCGAGCACGAAGGACAAGCAGTTGTGCCGCCGCAAATCCGCCGGCGTTTGCGGCACACCGTGCCGCGCCAGATACGCGGGCGCCGCACACACCACGCGCCGGTTGTGCTCGGCAAGCGGTAGCGCCACCAGGCTCGAATCGTTTGGCGTGCCATAGCGCACGGCGATGTCGACCGGCTGCCGGTACAGGTCCGCCAGCCGGTCGCTGATGCGCAGCTGGAAGTTGACGCGTGGATGCTGCCGCTGGAACTCATCCAGCCACGGCAGCAGCACGTGGCGGCCCAGGTCCGAAGGGATCGACACCGACAGGGTGCCCGCGATGTCCGTCTTGTCCCGCGCCATCGCATTCTTGCCGGCGTCGAGCGTGGAAATCGCGGAGCGCGCGTATTCCAGATAGCGCTCGCCGTCGCTGGTCAGGCGCAGGCTGCGCGTGGACCGCACGAAGAGCCTCGTCTCAAGCTCCTGTTCCAGCCGCTTGAGCGCGGCGCTGGCCACCGCCGGCGTCAGGTCGAGTTCGCGCGCGGCAGCGGAAAAGCTGCCGAGATCCGTCGCGGCGACAAAAATCCTCAAATCCTCGAATCGGACCACACGGCCTCATTTTCAAAAATTTATTGAAACTGCCTGCGATGCTAGCCCGTTTTTCCCCGCTGCGGTGTGGGTAATCATGCAGTCATTCCCCGACACGCAAGGAGTCACCGCATGAAAATCGAACTGAAGGGCAAGAAAGCATTGGTCACCGGATCGTCCGGTGGCATCGGCTTGGCCATCGCCACCGGACTGGCCGAAGCCGGGGCGCAGGTCGTCCTGCATGGCCGCAATGCGAGCAAGCTGGCGCAGGCTGCGCAGTCCATCTCGCAGCAGGTGGCAGGCGCGCAGGTCACGACCGTGCAAGCGGACCTGGCCACGGCGGACGGCGCGGCGTCGGTCTGCGCCGCGCATCCCGACGTGGATATCCTGGTCAACAACGCCGGCACGTTCACGCCCAAGTCCTTCACCGAAATCACCGACGACGACTGGCAGGCCATGATGGACACCAACGTCATGAGCGGCATCCGCCTGTCGCGCTACTACCTGCCGCGGATGCTGGCGGCCAACTGGGGCCGAATCGTCTTCATCTCCAGCGAGTCCGCCGTGCAGATCCCCGCCGAGATGATCCACTACGGCGTCAGCAAGACGGCTCAGCTCGCCGTGTCGCGCGGTCTGGCCGAGCTGACCGCGGGCACCAATGTCACCGTCAACGCCGTGCTGCCGGGCCCGACCCGTTCCGAAGGCGTCTCCGACTTCTTCGCGGAAATGGCGAAGGAACAGGGCGTTTCGCAGGAACAGATGGAGCAGGACTTCATCGCTCAGCATCGCCCCACGTCGCTGCTGCGCCGCCTTGCCACGGTGGAAGAAGTGGCGAACATCGTCGTCTACACCTGCTCGACGCAAGCGTCAGCCACCAACGGCGCAGCCCTGCGCGTGGACGGCGGTGTGGTCCGCTCCATCATCTGATCCCCTGAACAGCCTGAACCCCCACATGAAAGCCATTGCCTACTTCAAGAACCTGCCCGCCGATAACGCCAACGCGCTGCAGGACATCACCGTCCCGGAACCCGTGCCGGGCGACCACGACCTGCTGGTGGACGTGCACGCCATCTCGGTCAATCCCGTTGACGTGAAGATCCGCGCCAACCGCAAGCCGCAGGACGGACAACCCGAAATCATCGGCTGGGACGCCGCAGGCGTGGTGCGCGCGGTTGGCGCCCGGACCAGCCTCTTCAAGCCAGGTGACCGCGTCTGGTATGCCGGCGCCCTGACCCGCCCCGGCGCCAACAGCGAACTCCACATCGTGGACGAACGCATCGTCGGCCACATGCCCAAGAGCCTGGACTTTGCGCAGGCCGCCGCCCTGCCCCTGACCACCATTACCGCGTGGGAACTTCTGTTCGACCGCCTGCGGGTGCTGGACAACGCCGCCCCCAGCCAGCGCAGCCTGCTCGTCGTCGGCGCGGCTGGCGGGGTGGGCTCAATTCTCGTGCAGTTGGCGCGCCAGCTTACGGGCCTGACGGTGATCGGCACGGCCTCGCGGCCCGAGACCCAGGCCTGGGTGCACGAACTGGGCGCGCATCACGTCATCGATCACACCCGGCCGCTGACCGAGGAACTCAAGCGCATCGGCTTTGAAAACGTCAGCTATATCGCGGGCCTGACCCACACGGACAAGCACTTTGCGCAGATGGCAGAGGCGATCGCGCCGCAGGGCAAGATCGCGCTGATCGACGACCCGGCCGCCGTGGATGTGCGGCTGCTCAAGGGCAAATCGGCCTCGCTGCATTGGGAGTTCATGTTTGCGCGGCCGCTGCACAACACGCCCGATCTCATCGCCCAGCACGAGCTGCTGAACCAGGCCGCCCGCCTGATCGACAACGGCACGCTGCGCACGACGCTGGGCGAGCACTACGGCAAGATCAACGCCGAAAACCTGCGGCGCGCCCACGCTTTCATTGAAAGCGGTAAGGCGCGCGGCAAGATCGTGCTGGAGGGGTTCTAGAAACGCGGCGATCCCGAGCGGGGCCGCGTGGGCCGGCGCGGCACGCCGGGCGCGACCGAGCCTGTCAGGCTCGGCCTTCGCGCTTGGCGCGTGCGTGCGGGTCGCTGATCTCGGCTTCCAGCTCGGCGATCAGCCACTGGAACCAGCCGTTTTCCGTGCGGGCATAGACGGCGGCGGCCGGCGTCTTTCCTTCGCGCCAACCCGTCTGGTGCGCGTCCATCCAGGCGGACAGACTCTTGTGCGGCGCCAGCAGGCCCGACAGCCACGACCACACATAATCGGGCACGTTGCGGCGAAAGCCCTTGGCGCTGGCGTAGATGGTCGGCTCCAGCGGCAGGTTGCCCGCGCGAGCCAGCTTGGCCTGCGTCCGGCGCAGCGTCTCGACAGCGGCCTGCAATTGTTCAGTGCTGAGCTTTTTCACGTAACGACTCCTGATTCTTGATTTGTGCGGATTATCGCCGCAGGGCGCGGCGGTTACCAAGCTGCCATTCACTTTTTGCGAGCTGGTGCAAGCCCCAGCAGCAGCGTTGCAGCGAGGCGCTTGCCCGGTTCCAGCACCTGCATGCCGGTACGGGTGTCGCCGGCCGCCGCCAGATTGAAGGCATCGGCCACGTTGGTGACCGGTTCCACGCAAAGAAAATCCGCACCCGGCGCGGTGTACACCACCAGATGTGCAAACGCCGGATCGGCATGCATTGCCAGCTCGTGGCCATCGGGCCAATGCAATGTCGCGCGCCCCTGCCATTGCGACAGGTACGTATCGCAGCCCTCGGCGGACTGGCGCAATTCCCGCACCGTCGTCGTTTTGCTTCCGGTGGGCAGACCATTCTCATCCGACGGCCAGATGCGCCGAGCATGCAGCGAAACGCGCTGCGCCGTGAAATACGGATGAATGCCCATGCCGCACGGCATCGGGGTGTCGCCGTGGTTAGAGATGGACAGCTTCAGGCTGAGTCCGCGGCTGTCCAGCCGCCAGCGTTGTACGCACTCAAACGGCCAGGGCCAGCCCAGCACGCCGGCTGGCTGGTCCAGCACCAGGTCGACGCTGTCGGCCGTCAGATTGCGCACCTGCCACGACTGGAACAGCCCGGCGCCATGGATCGCCTGCGGCCGGTTGGGCACGGACTGCAGCGCGTATCGGGCGCCGTTGAAGGTGAAGACGCCGTCGCGAATGCGATTGGCATAAGGCGCCAGCGGATACGACCCCGCGCGCGGCCATTTGCCGGCGGGCCACTCGGTGGCGGTCAGCGGCACGATCCAGTCGTGTCCGCTGGTTGATAGCCGCGTCAGCCGCCCGCCCCCGCCGGGCGAAAACTCAGCCTGGTGGTCGCCGTTCGAAATGGAAACGCGCTCGGTGGCGTCCAGTACGGCTGGTACGGGAATATCGGGCATGGCGGTGTTTCTCCCGTGGCGTCCACATGCGCCACGAGGGGGAATTGTGCCCGCCAGCGCAATGACGCTGCAAGCAGGCCTGCAGACATGGGCTGCGAGGACGCGACGACCAATTACGAGCGCGCTTATCAAAAAAATATTATGTCTGAAGAACCGTAGACCCCAACCACCACCAATAATAATTGCGTAGTAAATATTCGATTATTACTTTCGGCCTTTGAAGAATTTCACTACCACGGCGACGTAAAACAAGCCCTCATTTTCTTAATCTTCTGTGTTTTCGCCAATTCC
The DNA window shown above is from Achromobacter spanius and carries:
- a CDS encoding zinc-binding alcohol dehydrogenase family protein, with product MKAIAYFKNLPADNANALQDITVPEPVPGDHDLLVDVHAISVNPVDVKIRANRKPQDGQPEIIGWDAAGVVRAVGARTSLFKPGDRVWYAGALTRPGANSELHIVDERIVGHMPKSLDFAQAAALPLTTITAWELLFDRLRVLDNAAPSQRSLLVVGAAGGVGSILVQLARQLTGLTVIGTASRPETQAWVHELGAHHVIDHTRPLTEELKRIGFENVSYIAGLTHTDKHFAQMAEAIAPQGKIALIDDPAAVDVRLLKGKSASLHWEFMFARPLHNTPDLIAQHELLNQAARLIDNGTLRTTLGEHYGKINAENLRRAHAFIESGKARGKIVLEGF
- a CDS encoding aldose 1-epimerase — protein: MPDIPVPAVLDATERVSISNGDHQAEFSPGGGGRLTRLSTSGHDWIVPLTATEWPAGKWPRAGSYPLAPYANRIRDGVFTFNGARYALQSVPNRPQAIHGAGLFQSWQVRNLTADSVDLVLDQPAGVLGWPWPFECVQRWRLDSRGLSLKLSISNHGDTPMPCGMGIHPYFTAQRVSLHARRIWPSDENGLPTGSKTTTVRELRQSAEGCDTYLSQWQGRATLHWPDGHELAMHADPAFAHLVVYTAPGADFLCVEPVTNVADAFNLAAAGDTRTGMQVLEPGKRLAATLLLGLAPARKK